From the genome of Streptomyces sp. NBC_01304:
CGCCGTGCCGGTCGGACCCGCGCGCCTCGTCGGTGCCGGCGGTGAGCGCCGCGTTCAACAGCAGTACGCCCTGGGTGAGCATCGCCTGGAACCATTCCGGCGGCTGGACGGTGTCCTGCTTCTTCAGGAGCGCGCGTATGTCGGCGATCGGGGTCTTCTTGGGTATCCCGTACTTCCACATGGCCGCCGCCTTGATGATGCAGCGGATGCTGACGACCCTGCCGAACTGGCTGTCCTTCCAGTCGTGGAAGGTGTTGTCGAACATGGCTATGCCGGTGGCGCTCTCCGGCCGTGGGTAGGGGTTCTGGCCGAAGACGACGACCTTCCACTTGTGCGGCGGGTGGGGCTTGAGCGCCTGGAAGGTCAGTTCGCGGACGGGAACGACCTGCGGGCCGCGCCCCGGGCCGATGAACGCGGCCGCGTCCGGCTGGGCCTCGATGACGGGCTTCAGCAGCGGAAGCCACGGTTCACCGCCGCCGCTGAACAGTTCGGCAAGGGCCAGCGGGTCGTTCGGGTCGGGCTGGGCGGGGGTGTCGGCATGGGTCATCTGCGCGGGACTCCAAAGGATCGGTCCATGGTCGCGGGGCAGGGCAGGGCCGGCCGGGCAGTCGGTCGCCTGCGAGGCCCGACCCGCGGAATGTGACGGCACGCTAACACCGGCCTCTGACAGTCCCCCGCCATGACGATCCGTCACGGATCTTGGCCCGCAACTGCGTTGTCAGTGGGGCACGGTAGCGTCGTGAGCGGTGGAAATACCGAGTCTCGATCGGAGTTGCTCATGGCAGTGGATCGCGTGAAGTCGTCGCTCAGGGTAGTGCTGGCGGATGTCAACGCAGGCGTGGTGGAGTCATGGCGGGCCGCGTTCGCCGACACCCCCGAGATCGAGATCCGCGAGGGCTCGATCCTGGACGAGAAGGTCGATGCCTGGGTCAGCCCCACCAACTCCCGGGGCCGGATGGACGGCGGGGTGGACGGGGTCATCAAGCGCCACCTCGGGGCGGGCATCCAACTGCGCGTCCAGCGGGCGATACGCGACGGGTTCGAGGGGCGGCTCCCGGTGGGCAGCGCGGTGTGCGTGCCGTCCGGCGCGGTCAACCCGAAGTTCCTGATCTCGACGCCGACGATGGAGACGTCTTCGCAGAACGTGAGCGAGACGTTGAACGTAGCCCTGGCCTGCGCCGCCGCCTTCCAAGCCGTCCACCGTCAGAACAATCAGACGCCGGACAGCATCACCTCGGTGGCCCTGGTCGGCATGGGCGCCCAGACCGGCCAGGTGCCGGCGCGGGTGTGCGCCAACCTGATGTGGACGGGCTACACGCTGTTCCAGGACTACCACTTCGAGGACTACGACGACCTGCGCAGCACGATCGTCGCCCAACTCGACGACATAGAAAGCGCACCCGCCGACAAGCGGGTGCGCATCCAGACTCCCCGGCGTTCCGCCGCCCGCCGCTGACTCACCGGCGGCCGCTCGCCGGCGGCCACGCGCAGACGGCGGCCACTCGCTTGCGGCGGGTGGGCGGGAGCGGGCTCAGTACCCGACGGTCAAGTGACGTTGTCCCGAAGGGGTTTCGAGTTCGTCGAGCACTGCCAGGGCGAGGTCCTCGGCGCTGATGTGGGAGCGGCCGTCCGAAGCGACCAGGAGGGTGTCGGCGCCGCGCCGGTAAGTGCCGGTGCGTTCGCCCGGTGCGAGCAGTGCCGGTGGGCTGAGGTAGGTCCACTCGGCGCCGGGGTGCCGTCGGCACGCCTCCAGCTGGTCGGTGCTGGCGACCGCGATGGCGCGCCATACGGCGGGTACGTACTCGGGGTTGTCTGCGATGAGCAGGTCGGGCCGGTCCGGGCTGCGCAGCGGGCCGGCGCCTCCCACGACGAGCAGCGGCGTCGCGGTGGTGGCCGCGGCGTCCAGCACCCTGGTGGTCGTCGGGGCCAGCGCGTGCTCGGAGCCGGGAGCGAGCCGAACGGCCAGGACGGCCACGTCGGCTGCGGAGAGGAGTGGCTTCAGGGCGTCGGGGTCGCCGGCGTCCGCCGCGACCCACTCGACGCCTGCCGCGTCGGCGTGGGGAGTGAGGCTCCGGGAGACGGCGGTGACGGCGTGCCCGCGGCGTGCGGCCTCGTCGATGACGCGGCTGCCGACCATTCCGGTGGCTCCGATGACGAGGATCTTCATGCGAGGTTTCCTTCCTTGCGGAATCGGGCGAGCTGGTCGGGGTTGAGCTGCCCGGCGACCAGCGCCGCCAGGGCGAGACCGAATCCGGCGAACTGGCTGAGCGTGAACGCCTCGCCGAGGACGAGCGCGCCAATGAGTGCGGCGACGAGAGGGGACAGCAGGACGAGCATGGCCGTCGCGGTGACCGGGAGACGTCCGATGCCGCGGAACCACAGGGCGTGGGCGATGAAGCCGCCAACGGTGCCGAGCCACAGGTAGCCGGTCACCGCCGACCCGTCGATGTGCGGCGGCGCCCCTTCGACCAGCAGGGTCAGCGGGAGCAGCAGAACTCCGCCGGCGGTCAACTGCCAGCCTGCGAGGGTCACCGGGCCGACCCCGGCGGGAAAGCCCCAGTGCTTGGTGAGGACCACTCCCAGGGCCATCGAGCCGGCCCCAGCGAGGCCGGCGAGGATGCCGACCCCGTCGAGTCGCGCGGTCGGCCCGAGGACGACCAGGCCGATCCCGACGACTCCGGCCACCCCCCAGCCGATCCGCCACGCCGAGGGGCGTTCGCGCAGTACGGCGACCGCGAGGCCCGCGACGATCAGCGGCTGTACGGCGCCGAGGGTGCCCGCGACACCGCCGGGCAGCAGCTCGGCGGCCACGAAGAGGAGGGGGTAGAGCGCGCCGATGTTCAGGGCACCGAGCACGAGGGCCTTCCACCACCAGTCACCGCGCGGCAGCGTGCGCGTGACCAGCAGGAGGAGAAGCCCACCGGGCAGGGCCCGCAACAGGGCGCCGAACAGCGGGTGGTCGGGCGGCAGCAGCTCGGTGGTCACCGCATAGGTGGTCCCCCACGCGGCCGGTGCGAGGGCCGTGGCGGCGATCAGCGCGACGGCTCCACTCGCCCCGCGTACAACTGTGCTGCGTGCGGTCGGTGTTGCCCGTTGCCGGGGCGGCGAAGTGGTCATGCGGAAAGTCTCAGTCGACCACCATCCATGCGTCCAACATATTGTTGGCATGGGATCGATCGTGCTGAGAGATGGATGACATGGAACTTCGACAGCTTCGGTACGTCGCCGCCGTCGCGGAGACCCGGAACTTCACCCGGGCCGCCGGGCAGTGCTTCGTCGCCCAGTCGGCGCTGAGCCACCAGATCGCCAACCTGGAGCGGGAGTTGGGGGTGAAGCTGTTTGCCCGGACCAGTCGGCGGGTGGAGCTGACCCCGGCCGGCGAGGCGTTCCTCGTCGGCGCCCGGCAGTGCCTGGAGGCCGCCGAGCGGGCCGTGGCCGACGCCGCCGCGGCAGTGGGCGAGGTGCGGGGCCGGCTCGCGATCGGGACCATTCCCACCGTCACCGCGGTCGACATCACCGAAGTCCTGCAACGGTTTCGCGAGCTGCACCCGCAGGTGCGGGTGAGCCTGCACGTCGGGGCCAGCGACGTCATGGCGGCGGAGGTTGCCGCAGGCGATCTGGACGTGGCGTTCCTCGGCCTGCCGGCCGGCAACGAGCCGCAGGGCGTCGCGGCCCGCGAGCTCGCCCGGGAACGGCTCATGGCTGTGGTCCCGCCCACGCATGAACTCGCCGACCGCAAGAAGGTCAGCCTCCGCCAGCTCGCCGACTCACCTTTCGCCGACTTTCCCGCCCGCTCCCCCGGCCGGATGCAGAGTGACCAGGCTTTCGAGGAAGCGGAGCTGGACCGTGATGTCGCCTACGAGTTGATGTCCACCGAGCTGATGCTGCGGCTCGTCAGCCGGGGGCTCGCCGTCGCCCTCCTGCCCGCGGCCCTCGCCCGCTCCCACCCGGAGGTCCGCTCGCTACCGCTCACCGACGGTCCGAGCCGGGTCGAGCACGTCGTCTGGAGCAAGTTCAACCCCACGCCCTCGACCAGGGCCTTCCTCGCCATCCTGGACACCACGCAACCGGACACCACGCAAGACACGTAGTGCGTCAGACCGCGCCGGGGTCCTGGTGGACCGCGTCCAGCGCGAGGTAGGCACCGCCGCGGGCCGCCGCGGCGAAGCCCAGCCCGGACAGGCGCACCTCGCACCCGCCGGCGTCCGGCGCCATCACCCGCTCGCGCACCACCTCGCGGACCCGGTCCAGCATGAGGTCTCCGATGTGGGTGAAGTACCCGCCCAGGACCATCACTTTGGGGTTGAGCACGTCGGCGAGGAGCGCCAGGCCCAGGCCCAGGTCCTCCGCCACCTGTGCCAGCGCCGCGCCGGTGCGCGGGTCGCCGTCCTGGGCGCGACGGCGCAGCTCCGCGAGACGGGTTTCGAGCTCGACGGTCGGGTCGTGGACCTGGTCGTCGTCATCGGCGGCAAGGCGCAGGATCGCGTCCAGGCCGACCATGACCTCCCAGCATCCGCGCCGCCCGCACACGCAGGGGCGGCGCTCTGGATCCAGGGGCATGTGGCCGACCTCGCCGGCGAATCCGGTGGCCCCGCGCAGCAGCCGCCCGTCGGTGACGATGCCCGCGCCGATGCCGCGCTCGCCGGTGATGCACACCATGTCGTGCACCTCGTCCGCGCCCTGCACCGCGACGTATTCGGCGAGTGCGGCGAGCTTCGCGTCGTTCTCCACGACCAGGGCGGGCGGCGTCCGCTCCAGGCGTGCGCGCAGCCCGTCGACGACGGCGACGTCGCGCCAGCCGATGGCGGGTGCGTACGCCACCGTGCCCGCG
Proteins encoded in this window:
- a CDS encoding EamA family transporter encodes the protein MTTSPPRQRATPTARSTVVRGASGAVALIAATALAPAAWGTTYAVTTELLPPDHPLFGALLRALPGGLLLLLVTRTLPRGDWWWKALVLGALNIGALYPLLFVAAELLPGGVAGTLGAVQPLIVAGLAVAVLRERPSAWRIGWGVAGVVGIGLVVLGPTARLDGVGILAGLAGAGSMALGVVLTKHWGFPAGVGPVTLAGWQLTAGGVLLLPLTLLVEGAPPHIDGSAVTGYLWLGTVGGFIAHALWFRGIGRLPVTATAMLVLLSPLVAALIGALVLGEAFTLSQFAGFGLALAALVAGQLNPDQLARFRKEGNLA
- a CDS encoding ROK family transcriptional regulator; amino-acid sequence: MADLGLLTPSYAAPAGPSRPRDRGSIRRTNLGVVLRILRDGGPRSRAQIATDTGLPKPTVTSLVAELVALGLVREGSAQREGAVGRPGTLVQIDGRSLCGIGLEISTSYVHVLALTLNGSSAFEHRIPVAVAGVGAEAVLDLTAQEIRACLAALDREGIRPVGVTLAVPGVIDVAAGTVAYAPAIGWRDVAVVDGLRARLERTPPALVVENDAKLAALAEYVAVQGADEVHDMVCITGERGIGAGIVTDGRLLRGATGFAGEVGHMPLDPERRPCVCGRRGCWEVMVGLDAILRLAADDDDQVHDPTVELETRLAELRRRAQDGDPRTGAALAQVAEDLGLGLALLADVLNPKVMVLGGYFTHIGDLMLDRVREVVRERVMAPDAGGCEVRLSGLGFAAAARGGAYLALDAVHQDPGAV
- a CDS encoding NAD(P)-dependent oxidoreductase → MKILVIGATGMVGSRVIDEAARRGHAVTAVSRSLTPHADAAGVEWVAADAGDPDALKPLLSAADVAVLAVRLAPGSEHALAPTTTRVLDAAATTATPLLVVGGAGPLRSPDRPDLLIADNPEYVPAVWRAIAVASTDQLEACRRHPGAEWTYLSPPALLAPGERTGTYRRGADTLLVASDGRSHISAEDLALAVLDELETPSGQRHLTVGY
- a CDS encoding macro domain-containing protein, with the translated sequence MAVDRVKSSLRVVLADVNAGVVESWRAAFADTPEIEIREGSILDEKVDAWVSPTNSRGRMDGGVDGVIKRHLGAGIQLRVQRAIRDGFEGRLPVGSAVCVPSGAVNPKFLISTPTMETSSQNVSETLNVALACAAAFQAVHRQNNQTPDSITSVALVGMGAQTGQVPARVCANLMWTGYTLFQDYHFEDYDDLRSTIVAQLDDIESAPADKRVRIQTPRRSAARR
- a CDS encoding LysR family transcriptional regulator, whose product is MELRQLRYVAAVAETRNFTRAAGQCFVAQSALSHQIANLERELGVKLFARTSRRVELTPAGEAFLVGARQCLEAAERAVADAAAAVGEVRGRLAIGTIPTVTAVDITEVLQRFRELHPQVRVSLHVGASDVMAAEVAAGDLDVAFLGLPAGNEPQGVAARELARERLMAVVPPTHELADRKKVSLRQLADSPFADFPARSPGRMQSDQAFEEAELDRDVAYELMSTELMLRLVSRGLAVALLPAALARSHPEVRSLPLTDGPSRVEHVVWSKFNPTPSTRAFLAILDTTQPDTTQDT